The following are encoded together in the Citrobacter arsenatis genome:
- the ssuD gene encoding FMNH2-dependent alkanesulfonate monooxygenase, producing the protein MSLNMFWFLPTHGDGHYLGTEEGSRPVDHGYLQQIAQTADRLGFTGVLIPTGRSCEDAWLVAASMIPVTQRLKFLVALRPSVTSPTVAARQAATLDRLSNGRALFNLVTGSDPQELAGDGVFLDHTERYEASAEFTQVWRRLLQGETVDFNGKHIHVRGAKLFFPPVQQPRPPLYFGGSSDVAQDLAAEQVDLYLTWGEPPEQVKAKIEQVRAKAAALGRKIRFGIRLHVIVRETTQEAWQAADRLIAHLDDDTIAKAQAAFSRTDSVGQQRMAALHNGKRDKLEISPNLWAGVGLVRGGAGTALVGDGPTVAARINEYAALGIDSFVLSGYPHLEEAYKVGELLFPHLDVAIPEIPQPQRLQQQGEAVANEFIPRKVAQS; encoded by the coding sequence ATGAGTCTGAATATGTTCTGGTTTTTACCCACCCACGGTGACGGCCATTATCTGGGGACAGAAGAAGGTTCGCGCCCGGTCGATCACGGTTATCTGCAACAAATTGCGCAAACGGCCGATCGCCTGGGATTTACCGGTGTTCTGATCCCAACCGGTCGCTCCTGCGAAGATGCCTGGCTGGTCGCCGCCTCGATGATCCCGGTCACCCAGCGATTAAAGTTTCTGGTCGCGCTGCGTCCAAGCGTAACCTCGCCGACGGTCGCCGCACGGCAGGCGGCAACGCTCGACAGGCTCTCAAATGGCCGGGCGCTATTTAATCTGGTAACCGGCAGCGATCCGCAGGAGCTGGCTGGTGACGGCGTGTTCCTCGATCACACCGAGCGTTATGAAGCTTCTGCTGAATTTACTCAGGTCTGGCGACGCTTGCTGCAAGGTGAAACGGTGGATTTCAACGGCAAACATATTCATGTCCGCGGCGCGAAGCTGTTTTTCCCTCCCGTACAACAACCCCGACCACCGCTTTATTTTGGCGGCTCATCTGATGTCGCACAAGACCTTGCTGCCGAGCAGGTTGATCTCTATCTGACCTGGGGCGAGCCGCCTGAACAGGTGAAAGCGAAGATTGAACAGGTACGGGCCAAAGCGGCGGCGCTTGGGCGCAAGATCCGCTTTGGTATTCGTCTGCATGTGATCGTACGGGAGACAACGCAAGAGGCGTGGCAGGCAGCAGATCGCCTGATAGCTCATTTGGATGACGATACCATTGCCAAAGCCCAGGCCGCCTTCTCAAGAACAGATTCGGTTGGTCAGCAGAGAATGGCGGCACTGCACAACGGTAAACGCGACAAACTGGAAATTAGCCCGAACCTGTGGGCAGGTGTTGGACTGGTACGCGGTGGCGCGGGTACCGCGCTGGTCGGAGATGGTCCGACGGTCGCGGCGCGTATCAACGAGTATGCAGCACTGGGAATCGACAGCTTTGTGTTGTCCGGGTATCCGCATCTGGAAGAGGCATACAAGGTCGGCGAACTGCTGTTCCCGCATCTGGATGTCGCTATACCAGAAATTCCGCAGCCACAGCGCCTGCAACAACAAGGCGAAGCGGTGGCAAACGAATTTATCCCGCGCAAAGTCGCGCAAAGCTAA
- the pepN gene encoding aminopeptidase N — protein sequence MTQQPQAKYRHDYRAPDYQITDIDLTFDLDAEKTVVTAVSQAVRHGASDAPLRLNGEDLTLVSIHVNDEPWTVYKEEEGALVINQLPERFTLRIVNEISPASNTALEGLYKSGDALCTQCEAEGFRHITWYLDRPDVLARFTTKIIADKTQYPFLLSNGNRVAQGELENGRHWVQWQDPFPKPCYLFALVAGDFDVLRDTFTTRSGREVALELYVDRGNLDRAPWAMTSLKNSMKWDEERFGLEYDLDIYMIVAVDFFNMGAMENKGLNIFNSKYVLARTDTATDKDYLDIERVIGHEYFHNWTGNRVTCRDWFQLSLKEGLTVFRDQEFSSDLGSRAVNRISNVRTMRGLQFAEDASPMAHPIRPDMVIEMNNFYTLTVYEKGAEVIRMIHTLLGEANFQKGMQLYFERHDGSAATCDDFVQAMEDASNVDLSHFRRWYSQSGTPILTVRDDYNPSTEQYTLTISQRTPATPDQAEKQPLHIPFALELYDNEGKVIPLQKGGHPVNSVLNVTQAEQTFVFDNVYFQPVPALLCEFSAPVKLEYKWSDQQLTFLMRHARNDFSRWDAAQSLLATYIKLNVARHQQGQPLSLPVHVADAFRAILLDEKIDPALAAEILTLPSVNEIAELFDIIDPVAITEVREALTRTLAAELADEFLAIYNANHLDEYRVEHADIGKRTLRNACLRFLAFGETHLADTLVSKQYREANNMTDALAALSAAVAAQLPCRDALMQEYDDKWHHDGLVMDKWFILQSTSPASNVLETVRGLLKHRSFSMSNPNRIRSLIGAFAGSNPAAFHAEDGSGYQFLVDMLTELNSRNPQVASRLIEPLIRLKRYDAKRQAKMRAALEQLKGLENLSGDLFEKIDKALA from the coding sequence ATGACACAACAGCCACAAGCCAAATACCGTCACGACTATCGTGCGCCGGATTACCAGATTACTGATATTGACTTGACCTTTGACCTGGATGCTGAAAAAACCGTGGTCACAGCAGTGAGCCAGGCTGTCCGTCATGGCGCGTCCGATGCGCCCCTGCGCCTGAATGGCGAAGATCTGACCCTGGTGTCGATCCACGTGAACGACGAACCGTGGACAGTGTATAAAGAAGAAGAGGGCGCTCTGGTCATTAACCAACTGCCAGAACGTTTTACGCTGCGCATCGTGAATGAAATTAGCCCAGCGTCCAATACCGCGCTGGAAGGACTGTACAAGTCCGGCGACGCGCTGTGCACCCAGTGTGAAGCGGAAGGTTTCCGCCATATTACCTGGTATCTCGACAGGCCTGATGTCCTGGCGCGTTTTACCACCAAAATTATCGCCGATAAAACCCAATATCCGTTCCTGCTCTCCAACGGTAACCGCGTGGCACAGGGGGAACTGGAAAATGGTCGTCACTGGGTACAGTGGCAGGATCCGTTCCCGAAACCGTGTTATCTGTTCGCGCTGGTAGCCGGCGATTTCGACGTTCTGCGCGACACCTTTACCACCCGCTCCGGGCGTGAAGTGGCGCTGGAACTGTACGTCGATCGTGGCAACCTTGACCGCGCGCCGTGGGCGATGACCTCGCTGAAAAACTCCATGAAATGGGATGAAGAGCGCTTTGGCCTCGAGTATGACCTCGACATTTATATGATTGTCGCCGTGGATTTCTTCAACATGGGCGCGATGGAGAATAAAGGTCTGAACATCTTTAACTCCAAATATGTGCTGGCACGTACCGATACCGCCACCGACAAAGATTACCTCGATATTGAGCGCGTTATCGGTCACGAATATTTCCACAACTGGACCGGCAACCGCGTGACCTGTCGCGACTGGTTCCAGTTGAGCTTGAAAGAGGGGCTAACCGTATTCCGCGATCAGGAGTTCAGTTCCGATCTCGGCTCACGCGCGGTAAACCGTATCAGCAATGTGCGCACCATGCGTGGCCTGCAGTTTGCCGAGGACGCCAGCCCAATGGCGCATCCTATCCGCCCGGATATGGTTATCGAAATGAACAACTTCTATACCCTGACCGTGTACGAAAAGGGTGCTGAAGTTATTCGTATGATCCACACCCTGCTGGGTGAGGCTAACTTCCAGAAAGGAATGCAGCTGTACTTTGAACGTCATGACGGCAGCGCTGCAACCTGTGATGATTTCGTTCAGGCGATGGAAGATGCGTCCAATGTCGATCTCTCGCATTTCCGCCGCTGGTACAGTCAGTCCGGTACGCCGATTCTGACCGTGCGTGATGACTACAATCCGTCAACTGAGCAGTACACGCTGACTATCAGCCAGCGCACGCCGGCTACGCCGGATCAGGCCGAAAAACAGCCGCTGCATATTCCTTTCGCCCTTGAGTTGTATGACAACGAAGGAAAAGTGATCCCGCTACAAAAAGGCGGGCACCCGGTGAATTCCGTACTCAACGTTACCCAGGCAGAGCAGACGTTTGTCTTTGATAACGTCTACTTCCAGCCGGTTCCGGCGCTGCTGTGCGAATTCTCCGCGCCGGTAAAACTGGAATATAAATGGAGCGATCAGCAACTGACCTTCCTGATGCGTCATGCGCGTAACGATTTCTCTCGTTGGGACGCGGCGCAAAGCCTGCTGGCAACCTATATTAAGCTGAATGTTGCCCGCCATCAGCAGGGGCAGCCGCTGTCGCTGCCGGTACACGTGGCCGATGCATTCCGTGCGATTTTGCTGGATGAGAAAATCGATCCAGCGCTGGCGGCTGAGATCCTGACGCTGCCTTCGGTGAATGAAATTGCCGAACTGTTTGACATCATCGATCCGGTGGCGATAACCGAAGTTCGCGAAGCGTTAACCCGCACGCTGGCGGCCGAGCTGGCGGATGAATTCCTTGCCATCTATAACGCTAATCATCTTGATGAGTACCGCGTTGAGCATGCCGATATTGGCAAGCGTACGCTGCGTAATGCCTGCCTGCGTTTTCTGGCCTTTGGCGAAACCCATCTGGCGGACACGCTGGTAAGCAAGCAGTACCGTGAAGCGAACAATATGACCGATGCGCTGGCGGCGCTGTCGGCGGCAGTGGCGGCGCAACTACCGTGCCGTGACGCGCTAATGCAGGAGTATGACGATAAGTGGCATCATGACGGTCTGGTGATGGATAAATGGTTTATCCTGCAATCCACCAGCCCGGCGAGTAACGTACTGGAAACGGTACGTGGCCTGCTGAAGCATCGCTCTTTCAGTATGAGTAATCCGAACCGAATCCGTTCGCTGATTGGTGCCTTTGCGGGTAGCAATCCGGCGGCATTCCATGCGGAAGATGGCAGTGGTTATCAGTTCCTGGTCGATATGCTGACTGAACTCAATAGCCGTAATCCGCAGGTGGCGTCACGTCTGATTGAGCCGCTGATTCGCTTAAAACGTTATGATGCAAAACGTCAGGCGAAGATGCGTGCGGCGCTGGAACAACTGAAAGGTCTGGAGAATCTCTCCGGCGATCTGTTCGAGAAGATTGACAAAGCGTTAGCCTGA
- the pyrD gene encoding quinone-dependent dihydroorotate dehydrogenase produces the protein MYYPFVRKALFQLDPERAHELTFQQLRRITGTPLEALVRQKVPAKPVTCMGLTFKNPLGLAAGLDKDGECIDALGAMGFGSIEIGTVTPRPQPGNDKPRLFRLVDAEGLINRMGFNNLGVDNLVENVKKSHFDGILGINIGKNKDTPVENGKDDYLICMEKVYAYAGYIAINISSPNTPGLRSLQYGEALDDLLTAIKNKQNDLQAIHHKYVPVAVKIAPDLSVEELIQVADSLVRHNIDGVIATNTTLDRSLVQGMKNCDQMGGLSGRPLQLKSTEIIRQLSQELKGQLPIIGVGGIDSVIAAREKIAAGASLVQIYSGFIFKGPPLIKEIVTNI, from the coding sequence ATGTACTACCCCTTCGTTCGTAAAGCCCTTTTTCAGCTCGATCCAGAGCGCGCTCATGAATTGACATTCCAGCAATTACGTCGCATTACCGGCACGCCGCTCGAAGCGCTTGTCCGCCAGAAAGTACCCGCAAAACCGGTTACCTGTATGGGGCTGACGTTTAAAAATCCGCTCGGGCTTGCTGCCGGACTGGATAAAGACGGGGAGTGCATTGATGCGCTCGGAGCGATGGGATTTGGCTCCATTGAGATTGGTACCGTCACGCCGCGTCCTCAGCCGGGTAACGATAAACCGCGTCTGTTCCGTCTGGTGGATGCGGAAGGTTTGATCAACCGCATGGGATTCAATAACCTCGGTGTTGATAACCTGGTCGAGAACGTTAAGAAATCACATTTTGACGGCATTCTCGGCATTAATATAGGTAAGAATAAAGATACTCCGGTAGAAAACGGCAAAGATGACTATCTGATTTGTATGGAAAAAGTCTATGCGTATGCCGGTTATATCGCGATTAATATCTCTTCACCGAATACGCCGGGATTACGCTCGCTGCAATACGGTGAAGCGCTGGACGATCTGTTAACGGCAATTAAAAATAAGCAAAATGATCTGCAAGCGATCCACCATAAATATGTTCCGGTGGCGGTAAAGATCGCGCCGGATCTTTCTGTGGAAGAACTGATCCAGGTTGCTGACAGTTTAGTTCGCCATAATATTGATGGCGTAATTGCAACTAACACCACTCTCGATCGTTCTCTCGTTCAGGGAATGAAAAATTGCGATCAAATGGGGGGCCTGAGCGGTCGACCATTGCAATTAAAAAGTACAGAAATTATTCGCCAGTTGTCTCAGGAATTAAAAGGTCAGTTACCGATTATTGGCGTTGGCGGTATCGACTCGGTGATTGCCGCGCGCGAGAAAATAGCGGCCGGTGCAAGCCTCGTACAGATTTATTCAGGCTTTATTTTTAAAGGCCCACCGTTGATTAAAGAAATCGTCACCAATATCTGA
- the pncB gene encoding nicotinate phosphoribosyltransferase, which yields MTQFASPVLHSLLDTDAYKLHMQQAVFHHYYDVQVAAEFRCRGDDLLGIYADSIREQVNAMQHLRLQEDEYQWLSGLPFFKADYLTWLRDFRYNPEQVHVTNDNGKLNIRLTGPWREVIMWEVPLLAVISELVHRYRSPESGVPQALDELESKLVEFSALTKDVDMSRFHLMDFGTRRRFSREVQQAIVKRLQQESWFVGTSNYDLARRLSLTPMGTQAHEWFQAHQQISPELATSQRVALAAWLNEYPDQLGIALTDCITMDAFLRDFGVEFATRYQGLRHDSGDPVEWGEKAIAHYEKLGIDPLSKTLVFSDNLDLKKAIELYRHFSSRVQLSFGIGTRLTCDIPQVKPLNIVIKLVECNGKPVAKLSDSPGKTICHDKAFVRALRKAFDLPHIKKAS from the coding sequence ATGACACAATTCGCTTCTCCTGTTCTGCACTCGCTGCTGGATACAGACGCTTATAAGTTGCATATGCAGCAAGCCGTTTTTCACCACTACTATGATGTGCAAGTAGCGGCTGAATTTCGTTGCCGTGGCGATGACCTGCTCGGTATTTATGCCGATTCAATTCGTGAGCAGGTGAATGCTATGCAGCACCTGCGACTGCAGGAGGATGAGTACCAGTGGCTCTCCGGCCTGCCATTCTTTAAGGCTGATTACCTCACCTGGCTACGTGATTTCCGCTATAACCCGGAACAAGTTCACGTCACTAATGATAACGGTAAGCTGAACATCCGCTTAACCGGGCCCTGGCGTGAAGTGATCATGTGGGAAGTTCCGCTGTTGGCGGTTATCAGTGAACTGGTGCACCGTTACCGTTCGCCCGAATCAGGCGTGCCACAGGCACTCGATGAGCTGGAAAGTAAACTAGTAGAATTCTCTGCTTTAACGAAAGATGTCGATATGTCCCGCTTCCATCTAATGGATTTTGGTACGCGCCGTCGTTTTTCTCGCGAAGTACAGCAGGCTATCGTTAAACGCCTGCAGCAAGAGTCCTGGTTTGTTGGCACCAGCAACTACGATTTGGCCCGTCGCCTGTCATTAACCCCAATGGGTACGCAGGCGCATGAGTGGTTCCAGGCTCATCAGCAGATCAGCCCTGAACTTGCCACCAGCCAGCGCGTGGCTCTGGCCGCCTGGTTAAATGAATATCCTGACCAACTCGGCATTGCGCTGACTGATTGCATCACCATGGACGCGTTTTTACGCGACTTTGGCGTTGAGTTTGCGACCCGCTACCAGGGTTTACGCCATGACTCAGGCGACCCGGTGGAATGGGGTGAAAAAGCCATCGCGCATTATGAAAAGCTGGGTATTGATCCGCTGAGCAAAACGCTGGTGTTTTCAGATAATCTCGATCTGAAAAAAGCGATTGAGCTCTACCGCCACTTCTCTTCCCGCGTGCAGTTGAGTTTTGGTATTGGGACACGGCTAACATGCGATATTCCCCAGGTAAAGCCACTCAATATCGTTATCAAGCTGGTAGAGTGCAACGGCAAACCGGTGGCGAAATTATCTGACAGCCCGGGTAAAACCATCTGCCACGATAAAGCGTTTGTTCGCGCACTGCGCAAAGCCTTCGATCTCCCGCATATCAAAAAAGCCAGTTAA
- the ssuE gene encoding NADPH-dependent FMN reductase: MRVITLAGSPRFPSRSSALLEYAREKLNDQDVEVFHWNLHNFAPEDLIYARFDSPALKTFIEQLQDADGLIVATPVYKAAYSGALKTLLDLLPERALEGKVVLPLATGGSVVHLLAVDYALKPVLSALKAQEILHGVFADDSQVIDYQHKPQFTPNLQQRLDSALDTFWLALHRRDVQLPQLNALRGAAHV; this comes from the coding sequence ATGCGCGTCATTACTCTGGCGGGAAGCCCTCGCTTTCCCTCTCGCTCCAGCGCGTTACTGGAATATGCCCGAGAAAAACTGAACGACCAGGATGTTGAAGTCTTTCACTGGAATCTGCACAACTTTGCCCCAGAAGACCTGATCTATGCCCGTTTCGACAGTCCGGCGCTGAAGACATTTATCGAACAACTACAAGATGCTGACGGGCTGATTGTCGCCACGCCGGTCTATAAAGCCGCTTACTCTGGCGCATTAAAAACGCTGCTCGATCTGCTCCCGGAGCGGGCGCTGGAAGGAAAAGTAGTTTTACCGCTGGCGACCGGCGGCAGCGTGGTGCATTTGCTGGCCGTCGATTACGCACTGAAACCGGTGCTGAGCGCATTAAAAGCTCAGGAGATCCTACACGGCGTGTTTGCCGATGATTCGCAGGTCATCGATTATCAGCATAAACCGCAGTTTACACCCAACCTGCAGCAACGCCTGGACAGTGCGCTCGACACCTTCTGGCTGGCGTTGCATCGTCGCGATGTCCAACTTCCTCAACTGAACGCCCTGCGAGGTGCCGCCCATGTTTGA
- a CDS encoding sulfonate ABC transporter substrate-binding protein, with protein sequence MFDLLKRHTSWLALTGMLSLSTLAHAAESAPDVLRIGYQKGSVSMVLAKSHQLLEKRYPQTKISWVEFPAGPQMLEALNIGSIDLGSTGDIPPIFAQAAGADLVYVGVEPPKPKAEVILVPKNSPIQSVAQLKGHKVAFQKGSSAHNLLLRALQQAGLKFTDIQPTYLTPADARAAFQQGNVDAWAIWDPYYSAALLQGDVRVLKDGSDLKQTGSFYLAARPYAEKNGAFVLGVLDTFSQADALTLSQRQQSISLLAKTMGLPEPVIASYLDHRPPTTITPVSASVAALQQQTADLFYDNRLVPKKIDIRQRIWHPTQQAGEKL encoded by the coding sequence ATGTTTGATCTTCTCAAGCGTCACACGTCATGGCTGGCACTGACTGGGATGTTGTCACTGTCAACCCTGGCGCATGCCGCAGAATCGGCCCCCGATGTCCTGCGTATTGGTTATCAAAAAGGAAGCGTCAGTATGGTGCTGGCTAAAAGTCATCAGCTACTCGAGAAACGCTATCCGCAGACTAAAATCTCGTGGGTCGAGTTCCCGGCAGGGCCGCAAATGCTGGAAGCACTCAATATCGGCAGTATCGATCTCGGCAGTACTGGTGACATTCCGCCGATTTTCGCCCAGGCCGCCGGAGCCGATCTGGTTTATGTAGGCGTTGAACCGCCCAAACCGAAAGCCGAAGTAATTCTGGTACCGAAAAATAGCCCAATCCAGAGCGTCGCGCAGCTTAAAGGACATAAAGTCGCCTTCCAGAAAGGTTCCAGCGCCCACAATTTACTGCTCCGTGCGCTGCAACAGGCCGGGCTGAAATTTACCGATATTCAACCGACTTATCTGACCCCTGCCGATGCGCGAGCGGCCTTCCAGCAAGGAAACGTTGATGCGTGGGCTATTTGGGATCCCTACTATTCCGCCGCATTACTGCAAGGTGATGTTCGCGTGCTAAAAGACGGCTCAGACCTCAAACAGACCGGTTCGTTTTATCTCGCAGCACGTCCTTATGCCGAGAAAAATGGCGCTTTTGTACTTGGCGTGCTGGATACCTTTAGCCAGGCCGATGCGTTAACCCTCAGCCAGCGCCAGCAAAGCATTTCCCTGCTGGCTAAAACCATGGGCCTGCCTGAGCCGGTCATTGCATCTTATTTGGATCACCGCCCGCCAACCACCATTACGCCCGTCAGCGCTTCTGTTGCCGCCCTGCAACAGCAAACCGCCGATCTGTTTTATGACAACCGGCTGGTGCCGAAAAAAATCGACATTCGCCAGCGTATCTGGCACCCCACTCAGCAGGCAGGAGAAAAATTATGA
- the ssuB gene encoding aliphatic sulfonates ABC transporter ATP-binding protein, whose product MNTARLNQGTPLLLSAVTKQYAANTVLNQLDLHIPAGQFVAVVGRSGGGKSTLLRLLAGLESPTSGALLAGTTPLADIQDDTRMMFQDARLLPWKTVIDNVGLGLKGHWRGAARDALAAVGLESRAQEWPAALSGGQKQRVALARALIHRPGLLLLDEPLGALDALTRLEMQELIVSLWQDHGFTVLLVTHDVSEAVAMADRVLLIEDGKIGLDLTVDIQRPRRLGSVRLAELEAEVLNRVMKRGETEQPILRHG is encoded by the coding sequence ATGAATACCGCTCGCTTGAATCAGGGCACGCCGCTGTTGCTGAGCGCCGTGACGAAACAATATGCCGCCAATACGGTGCTCAATCAGTTAGATTTACATATTCCGGCCGGACAATTCGTTGCTGTGGTTGGCCGCAGCGGCGGAGGAAAAAGTACGTTGCTGCGTCTGTTGGCTGGGCTGGAGTCTCCCACCTCAGGCGCATTACTTGCCGGTACTACCCCGTTGGCAGATATTCAGGATGATACGCGAATGATGTTTCAGGACGCGCGTCTGCTGCCATGGAAGACGGTTATCGATAACGTGGGCCTGGGTCTGAAAGGTCACTGGCGCGGAGCGGCCCGAGATGCGCTGGCCGCAGTTGGACTTGAGAGTCGTGCTCAGGAATGGCCTGCCGCTCTGTCCGGAGGCCAAAAACAGCGTGTGGCCCTGGCGCGGGCTTTAATTCATCGCCCCGGTCTACTGCTGCTGGATGAACCCCTCGGCGCGCTCGATGCCTTAACCCGCCTTGAAATGCAGGAGCTGATTGTCTCGCTGTGGCAGGATCACGGCTTTACGGTGCTGCTGGTGACGCACGATGTCAGTGAGGCCGTTGCGATGGCAGACCGCGTGCTGTTGATCGAGGATGGCAAAATCGGGCTGGATCTGACCGTGGATATTCAGCGCCCCCGCCGTTTGGGATCGGTGCGGTTAGCCGAACTGGAAGCGGAAGTGTTGAACCGGGTTATGAAACGCGGCGAGACGGAACAACCGATCCTTCGACATGGATAA
- the asnS gene encoding asparagine--tRNA ligase → MSVVPVADVLQGRVAVDSEVTVRGWVRTRRDSKAGISFLAVYDGSCFDPVQAVINNSLPNYNQDVLRLTTGCSVIVTGKVVASPGQGQSFEIQATEVEVTGWVEDPDTYPMAAKRHSIEYLREVAHMRPRTNMIGAVARVRHTLAQALHRFFHEQGFFWVSTPLITASDTEGAGEMFRVSTLDLENLPRNDQGKVDFDKDFFGKEAFLTVSGQLNGETYACALSKIYTFGPTFRAENSNTSRHLAEFWMLEPEVAFADLNDVAGLAEAMLKYAFKAVLAERADDMKFFAERVDKDAISRLERFIDADFAQVDYTDAVSILEKCGKQFENPVYWGVDLSSEHERYLAEEHFKAPVVVKNYPKDIKAFYMRLNEDGKTVAAMDVLAPGIGEIIGGSQREERLDVLDARMLEMGLNKEDYWWYRDLRRYGTVPHSGFGLGFERLIAYVTGVQNVRDVIPFPRTPRNATF, encoded by the coding sequence ATGAGCGTTGTGCCTGTAGCCGACGTACTCCAGGGCCGCGTAGCCGTTGACAGCGAAGTCACCGTGCGCGGATGGGTGCGTACCCGCCGAGATTCAAAAGCTGGCATCTCCTTCCTCGCCGTTTATGACGGTTCCTGCTTTGATCCTGTACAGGCCGTCATCAATAATTCTCTGCCCAATTACAATCAGGACGTACTGCGCCTGACGACGGGTTGTTCAGTTATTGTAACGGGTAAAGTCGTTGCATCTCCTGGACAAGGACAGAGCTTTGAAATTCAGGCCACTGAGGTTGAAGTCACCGGCTGGGTTGAAGATCCTGATACCTACCCAATGGCGGCGAAGCGTCACAGCATTGAGTATCTGCGCGAAGTCGCGCACATGCGTCCACGTACCAACATGATTGGTGCGGTTGCGCGTGTACGTCATACGCTGGCGCAAGCTCTGCATCGCTTCTTCCACGAGCAGGGTTTCTTTTGGGTATCGACTCCGCTGATCACCGCTTCCGATACGGAAGGTGCCGGTGAAATGTTCCGTGTTTCTACGCTGGATCTGGAAAACCTGCCGCGTAACGATCAGGGTAAAGTCGATTTCGATAAAGACTTCTTTGGTAAAGAAGCCTTCCTGACCGTTTCCGGTCAGTTGAACGGCGAAACTTACGCCTGCGCCCTGTCCAAAATTTATACCTTTGGCCCGACTTTCCGCGCAGAAAACTCTAACACCAGTCGTCACCTGGCAGAGTTTTGGATGCTGGAACCTGAAGTGGCTTTCGCCGACCTGAACGATGTTGCTGGTCTGGCTGAAGCGATGCTGAAGTATGCGTTCAAAGCCGTACTGGCAGAGCGTGCTGATGATATGAAATTCTTCGCTGAACGTGTCGACAAAGATGCAATTTCACGCCTGGAACGTTTCATTGACGCTGACTTCGCGCAGGTAGATTACACCGACGCGGTAAGCATTCTGGAAAAATGCGGCAAACAGTTCGAAAACCCGGTGTACTGGGGTGTGGATCTGTCTTCCGAGCATGAACGTTATCTTGCTGAAGAGCACTTTAAAGCGCCGGTGGTGGTGAAAAACTACCCGAAAGATATCAAAGCGTTTTATATGCGCCTTAACGAAGACGGTAAGACCGTCGCGGCAATGGACGTTCTGGCTCCGGGAATCGGTGAAATCATCGGTGGTTCTCAGCGTGAAGAGCGTCTGGACGTGCTGGATGCCCGTATGCTGGAAATGGGTCTGAACAAAGAAGATTACTGGTGGTATCGCGACCTGCGTCGCTACGGTACCGTTCCGCATTCCGGTTTCGGTTTGGGCTTTGAGCGTTTGATTGCTTACGTAACCGGCGTACAGAACGTCCGTGACGTTATTCCGTTCCCGCGTACACCGCGTAACGCAACGTTCTAA
- the ssuC gene encoding aliphatic sulfonate ABC transporter permease SsuC: protein MTTPKNRWLLRLAPWFLPVGLVALWQLASSMGWLSTRILPSPEGVVEAFWTLSASGELWQHLAISSWRALVGFSIGGSIGLTLGLISGLSCWGERLLDTSVQMLRNVPHLALIPLVILWFGIDESAKIFLVALGTLFPIYINTWHGIRNIDRGLVEMARSYGLSGFSLFIHVILPGALPSIMVGVRFALGLMWLTLIVAETISANAGIGYLAMNAREFLQTDVVVVAIILYALLGKLADISAQLLERIWLRWNPAYHMKEATV from the coding sequence ATGACAACGCCGAAAAACAGGTGGTTATTGCGCCTCGCGCCCTGGTTTTTACCGGTAGGTCTGGTGGCGCTCTGGCAGCTCGCATCATCAATGGGCTGGCTCTCCACCCGCATCCTGCCCTCTCCGGAGGGCGTTGTCGAAGCCTTCTGGACGCTTTCTGCCAGCGGCGAACTTTGGCAGCATCTGGCGATCAGCTCCTGGCGCGCGCTGGTCGGATTCTCTATCGGTGGGTCGATTGGCCTGACGCTTGGACTGATTAGCGGTCTGTCGTGTTGGGGAGAACGCTTGCTGGATACCTCGGTACAGATGCTACGTAACGTACCGCATCTGGCGCTGATCCCACTGGTGATTTTGTGGTTCGGCATTGATGAATCCGCCAAGATCTTTCTCGTCGCCCTGGGGACGCTGTTCCCAATTTATATCAATACCTGGCATGGGATCCGTAATATCGATCGTGGGCTGGTAGAGATGGCGCGCAGCTATGGGTTATCTGGTTTTTCACTGTTTATTCATGTGATCCTCCCCGGTGCCCTGCCCTCAATTATGGTCGGTGTACGTTTTGCTCTCGGACTGATGTGGCTGACGCTTATCGTCGCAGAAACCATTTCAGCCAATGCCGGTATTGGTTACCTGGCGATGAACGCCCGCGAATTTCTGCAAACCGATGTGGTCGTGGTGGCCATTATTCTCTACGCCCTGCTCGGCAAACTTGCCGACATCAGCGCCCAATTACTGGAGAGGATCTGGCTGCGCTGGAACCCGGCTTACCATATGAAGGAGGCTACCGTATGA